A stretch of the Clostridiales bacterium genome encodes the following:
- a CDS encoding GHMP kinase produces the protein MKCEEKFEQIYGREADGVSFSPYRICPIGAHSDHNLGKITGLAIDQGIHIAFSPKHNGVVEMSSLQFPKRAQWHIREIGDKTGDWADYLRGATWALAKDHSLSVGLCGVIEGSLPIGGLSSSAAVILAFLDALAKVNHIRLGDQELINIAFDAEKNYVGVNVGTLDQSCEVLSRKNHLLYLDCKDNHYELIPESPNMKPYAIAVFFSGLEHSLAGSKYNMRVDELRAGVYALQAFSGYDYGKFNQANARDVAFSVYQAYKNKLPEPWAKRCEHWYTEFQRVETGAEAWRKGDIEEYGRLSFESGWSSIHNWESGAPEQIRLYEIMRETDGIYGGRFSGAGFKGCCMALIDPRKTDSIREEVERKYLTSYPEMEGKYSFHLCKSADGIGANL, from the coding sequence ATGAAATGCGAAGAGAAATTTGAGCAGATATATGGTCGGGAAGCCGATGGGGTTTCTTTCTCCCCATACCGGATCTGCCCGATCGGTGCGCACAGCGACCACAACCTGGGAAAGATCACCGGCTTGGCAATTGACCAGGGAATTCATATCGCCTTCAGTCCTAAGCATAACGGGGTTGTCGAAATGTCTTCCCTGCAGTTCCCCAAGCGTGCCCAATGGCATATCCGGGAGATCGGCGACAAAACTGGGGACTGGGCGGATTACCTTCGGGGTGCGACCTGGGCTCTGGCCAAAGACCACAGTCTTTCAGTCGGGTTGTGCGGGGTAATCGAAGGATCCCTGCCGATCGGCGGACTGAGCAGCAGTGCTGCGGTCATTCTTGCTTTCCTGGATGCTTTAGCCAAAGTGAACCACATTCGGCTGGGAGACCAGGAACTGATCAACATCGCTTTCGATGCGGAGAAAAACTATGTAGGCGTCAATGTCGGCACCCTGGACCAATCCTGCGAAGTCCTTTCCCGGAAAAACCACCTGCTCTACTTGGATTGCAAGGATAATCATTACGAATTGATTCCGGAATCTCCCAACATGAAACCCTATGCTATTGCAGTTTTCTTCAGCGGACTGGAGCACTCCCTTGCAGGTTCCAAGTACAATATGCGGGTGGATGAGCTGCGGGCTGGCGTATATGCACTGCAGGCTTTCAGCGGGTATGATTACGGTAAATTCAATCAAGCCAACGCACGGGACGTTGCTTTTTCCGTTTACCAGGCTTACAAAAACAAACTTCCGGAACCTTGGGCAAAGCGCTGTGAACACTGGTATACCGAATTTCAGCGAGTCGAAACCGGTGCGGAAGCATGGAGAAAGGGAGACATTGAAGAATATGGCCGTCTTTCCTTTGAATCTGGCTGGAGCAGCATTCACAACTGGGAATCCGGGGCTCCTGAACAGATCCGGCTGTACGAAATCATGCGGGAGACAGATGGGATCTATGGAGGCCGCTTCTCCGGTGCCGGATTCAAGGGTTGTTGTATGGCATTGATTGATCCCCGGAAAACAGACAGTATCCGGGAAGAAGTGGAACGGAAATACCTGACATCTTATCCGGAAATGGAAGGGAAATATAGTTTCCACCTATGCAAATCCGCTGACGGAATCGGAGCAAATCTATGA
- a CDS encoding VanZ family protein has translation MSYRTLSQVSSLYIVLPVLLIIFITAMILRRRQSRPAGFSIADKVILGGMLAIYLILYSYLILLYRRPSNRPQINLNLLWSYREAFRFDESFFKIRRLSLARQILLNILVMIPIGLLLPMVYHRCRHPYLLTILTGFVLSILTETLQYFTHLGLCELDDILDNTLGCLLGVFLFQIGTWTTNRIYRHRKAIKSE, from the coding sequence ATGAGCTATAGAACGCTGTCTCAGGTTTCCTCGCTGTACATTGTTCTGCCTGTCTTACTGATTATCTTCATTACGGCGATGATTCTCCGGCGACGGCAATCTCGACCTGCTGGTTTTTCTATTGCTGATAAGGTAATCCTCGGTGGGATGCTTGCCATTTACCTGATCCTGTATTCTTACTTGATACTGCTATACAGAAGACCATCTAATCGGCCACAGATAAACCTGAATCTGCTCTGGAGCTATCGGGAGGCATTCCGATTCGATGAAAGTTTTTTCAAAATTCGACGACTCAGCCTGGCCCGTCAGATCCTCCTGAACATTCTGGTGATGATTCCCATTGGGCTCCTGCTGCCCATGGTATACCACCGCTGTAGACATCCATATCTGCTAACCATACTTACAGGCTTTGTACTTTCTATCCTGACCGAGACTCTGCAGTACTTCACCCATCTTGGCCTTTGCGAACTGGATGATATTCTGGATAATACTCTGGGTTGCCTGCTGGGTGTTTTCCTGTTCCAGATTGGCACATGGACAACGAACCGGATCTACAGACATCGAAAAGCCATAAAATCCGAATAA